A single region of the Anguilla rostrata isolate EN2019 chromosome 11, ASM1855537v3, whole genome shotgun sequence genome encodes:
- the prickle3 gene encoding prickle planar cell polarity protein 3-A isoform X2: MFTRGSKKRRSNRSVEDEDADRGQPCSRCGDQCPGFRMHGWRKICVHCKCVREDHVMRSVPGQLERMMMKLVSDFQRHSISDDDSGCASEEYAWVPPGLKPEQVYQYFSCIPEDKVPYVNSPGERHRIKQLLHQLPAHDSEPQYCNSLDEEEKRELRLFSQQRKRENLGRGAVRLFPVTMTGAICQQCGRHIRGGDIAVFASRAGHGTCWHPQCFLCATCNELLVDLIYFYQDGKIYCGRHHAERLKPRCQACDEIILADECTEAEGRHWHMKHFCCFECEAALGGQRYIMRESRPFCCSCYESLYAEYCDTCGEHIGIDQGQMTYEGQHWHALESCFCCARCHLPLLGRPFLPRGGLIFCSRPCSLGEDPENSDSCDSAFQGGGGGGGGGGGDASRAKQLTRRARGSQDLPVDVGNSCSSLEMESADLSSSVLPPPPVQNGVTLQNGLPKSSPAPVPHIHITNGWNYFGPIDPSISCLLSASNRVERPVCSSELSGDSNTHHHYGHSPPQITSRGTSTAKDCGNREDRAEKGVLVCHSPLHSRPALANQLCPGEPGPRPSPPHPAEPGTRPCDLPFPPPPNQTELRPPPELHPPPPPAQSGRSGPARVSFREPISCSYLVEEEDEEEGEDREDGEGEPGEGEEAMGGYGTRFERQAYRPGIPPQMDLLDGSYQPRGYRRGGRLASDSPLHLGTERRFRQGRSDRPRLDSLDWRGDGDRGGSPNPAAPPPPLTLYPGQHKHEDCCSTCSSSSESEEDGYFLGQPIPLPPQLRRARHAGGEEERDEERDGGGEGGREGGMRNSFRRGRGRTQSFSGKDKDKNCVLS; the protein is encoded by the exons gaaGATCTGTGTGCACTGTAAGTGCGTGCGCGAGGACCATGTGATGCGGTCCGTGCCCGGCCAGCTGGAGAGGATGATGATGAAGCTGGTGTCCGACTTCCAGAGGCACTCCATCTCCGACGACGACTCCGGCTGTGCCTCGGAGGAGTACGCCTGGGTCCCGCCCGGACTCAAACCCGAGCAG gtgtatcAGTACTTCAGCTGTATTCCGGAGGACAAGGTGCCTTATGTGAACAGCCCTGGAGAGAGACACCGCATCAAACAGCTCCTGCACCAGCTACCAGCGCACGACAGCGAG CCGCAGTACTGTAACTCCCTggatgaggaggagaagagggagctCAGGCTGTTCAGCcagcagaggaagagggagaaccTGGGGAGGGGAGCTGTGAGGCTGTTTCCCGT cacCATGACCGGAGCCATCTGCCAACAG TGCGGCAGGCACATCCGGGGGGGCGACATCGCCGTGTTCGCCAGCCGGGCGGGGCACGGGACCTGCTGGCACCCCCAGTGCTTCCTGTGCGCCACCTGCAACGAGCTGCTGGTGGACCTCATCTACTTCTACCAGGACGGCAAGATCTACTGCGGCCGCCACCACGCAGAGAGGCTGAAACCCCGCTGTCAGGCCTGCGACGAg atcatCCTGGCGGACGAGTGCACGGAGGCGGAGGGCAGGCACTGGCACATGAAGCACTTCTGCTGCTTCGAGTGCGAGGCGGCGCTGGGGGGGCAGCGCTACATCATGCGCGAGAGCCGGCccttctgctgctcctgctaCGAGTCGCTGTACGCAGAGTACTGCGACACCTGCGGAGAGCACATCG GGATCGACCAGGGGCAGATGACGTACGAGGGGCAGCACTGGCACGCGCTGGAGTCCTGCTTCTGCTGCGCCCGCTGCCACCTGCCCCTGCTGGGGCGACCATTCctgccccgggggggcctcatCTTCTGCTCCCGCCCCTGCTCGCTGGGGGAGGACCCCGAAAACTCCGACTCCTGCGACTCGGCCTTCcagggcggcggcggtggcgggggcggcggggggggggacgcgtcCCGTGCCAAACAGCTGACCCGCCGGGCGCGGGGGTCCCAGGACCTGCCGGTGGACGTGGGGAACAGCTGCAGCAGCCTGGAGATGGAGAGCGCTg ATCTTTCAAGCTCTGTGCTACCACCACCACCTGTACAAAATGGCGTCACTCTCCAAAATGGACTCCCCAAAAGCTCCCCCGCCCCTGTCCCACACATCCACATAACCAACGGTTGGAACTACTTTGGGCCCATCGACCCATCGATTAGCTGCCTGCTGTCTGCCAGTAACAGAGTGGAGCGGCCTGTCTGTAGTTCTGAACTCTCAGGGGACTCAAATACCCATCACCACTATGGCCACTCTCCCCCTCAAATCACCTCCCGAGGAACCTCTACCGCAAAGGATTGTGGGAACAGGGAGGACCGAGCGGAAAAGGGTGTATTAG TGTGCCACTCACCCCTTCACTCCAGACCTGCGCTGGCCAATCAGCTCTGTCCCGGGGAACCTGGGCCCCGCCCGTCCCCGCCCCATCCTGCCGAACCCGGTACACGACCCTGTGACCTCCCGTTTCCCCCTCCGCCAAATCAAAccgagctccgccccccgccggagctacaccccccaccgcctcctGCCCAATCCGGTCGCAGCGGCCCTGCCAGGGTCAGCTTCcgagagccaatcagctgcagcTACCtggtggaggaagaggacgaggaggagggagaggacagagaggacggagagggagagccaggggagggagaggaggcgaTGGGAGGTTATGGAACGAGGTTCGAGAGGCAGGCCTACAGGCCTGGAATTCCTCCCCAAATGGACCTTCTGG ACGGATCGTACCAACCACGCGGCTACCGGCGGGGGGGTCGGCTGGCGTCCGATTCTCCGCTCCACCTGGGCACCGAGCGGCGGTTCCGGCAGGGCCGGTCCGACCGCCCCCGCCTGGACTCCCTGGACTGGCGGGGGGACGGCGACAGGGGAGGGTCGCCCAAtcccgcggccccgcccccgcccctcaccctcTACCCGGGACAGCACAAGCACGAGGACTGCTGCTCCACCTGCTCCTCGTCCTCAGAGTCCGAGGAGGACGGCTACTTCCTGGGCCAGCCCATCCCGCTGCCCCCCCAGCTGCGCCGCGCCCGGCACGCGGGGGGCgaagaagagagggatgaggagagggacggagggggggaaggagggagagagggggggatgagAAACAGCTtccggagggggagggggaggacgcAGAGTTTCAGCGGGAAGGACAAAGATAAGAACTGCGTGTTGTCTTAA
- the prickle3 gene encoding prickle planar cell polarity protein 3-A isoform X1 — MFTRGSKKRRSNRSVEDEDADRGQPCSRCGDQCPGFRMHGWRKICVHCKCVREDHVMRSVPGQLERMMMKLVSDFQRHSISDDDSGCASEEYAWVPPGLKPEQVYQYFSCIPEDKVPYVNSPGERHRIKQLLHQLPAHDSEPQYCNSLDEEEKRELRLFSQQRKRENLGRGAVRLFPVTMTGAICQQCGRHIRGGDIAVFASRAGHGTCWHPQCFLCATCNELLVDLIYFYQDGKIYCGRHHAERLKPRCQACDEIILADECTEAEGRHWHMKHFCCFECEAALGGQRYIMRESRPFCCSCYESLYAEYCDTCGEHIGIDQGQMTYEGQHWHALESCFCCARCHLPLLGRPFLPRGGLIFCSRPCSLGEDPENSDSCDSAFQGGGGGGGGGGGDASRAKQLTRRARGSQDLPVDVGNSCSSLEMESADLSSSVLPPPPVQNGVTLQNGLPKSSPAPVPHIHITNGWNYFGPIDPSISCLLSASNRVERPVCSSELSGDSNTHHHYGHSPPQITSRGTSTAKDCGNREDRAEKGVLVCHSPLHSRPALANQLCPGEPGPRPSPPHPAEPGTRPCDLPFPPPPNQTELRPPPELHPPPPPAQSGRSGPARVSFREPISCSYLVEEEDEEEGEDREDGEGEPGEGEEAMGGYGTRFERQAYRPGIPPQMDLLDGSYQPRGYRRGGRLASDSPLHLGTERRFRQGRSDRPRLDSLDWRGDGDRGGSPNPAAPPPPLTLYPGQHKHEDCCSTCSSSSESEEDGYFLGQPIPLPPQLRRARHAGGEEERDEERDGGGEGGREGGMRNSFRRGRGRTQSFSGKDKDKNCVLS; from the exons gaaGATCTGTGTGCACTGTAAGTGCGTGCGCGAGGACCATGTGATGCGGTCCGTGCCCGGCCAGCTGGAGAGGATGATGATGAAGCTGGTGTCCGACTTCCAGAGGCACTCCATCTCCGACGACGACTCCGGCTGTGCCTCGGAGGAGTACGCCTGGGTCCCGCCCGGACTCAAACCCGAGCAG gtgtatcAGTACTTCAGCTGTATTCCGGAGGACAAGGTGCCTTATGTGAACAGCCCTGGAGAGAGACACCGCATCAAACAGCTCCTGCACCAGCTACCAGCGCACGACAGCGAG CCGCAGTACTGTAACTCCCTggatgaggaggagaagagggagctCAGGCTGTTCAGCcagcagaggaagagggagaaccTGGGGAGGGGAGCTGTGAGGCTGTTTCCCGT caccatGACCGGAGCCATCTGCCAACAG TGCGGCAGGCACATCCGGGGGGGCGACATCGCCGTGTTCGCCAGCCGGGCGGGGCACGGGACCTGCTGGCACCCCCAGTGCTTCCTGTGCGCCACCTGCAACGAGCTGCTGGTGGACCTCATCTACTTCTACCAGGACGGCAAGATCTACTGCGGCCGCCACCACGCAGAGAGGCTGAAACCCCGCTGTCAGGCCTGCGACGAg atcatCCTGGCGGACGAGTGCACGGAGGCGGAGGGCAGGCACTGGCACATGAAGCACTTCTGCTGCTTCGAGTGCGAGGCGGCGCTGGGGGGGCAGCGCTACATCATGCGCGAGAGCCGGCccttctgctgctcctgctaCGAGTCGCTGTACGCAGAGTACTGCGACACCTGCGGAGAGCACATCG GGATCGACCAGGGGCAGATGACGTACGAGGGGCAGCACTGGCACGCGCTGGAGTCCTGCTTCTGCTGCGCCCGCTGCCACCTGCCCCTGCTGGGGCGACCATTCctgccccgggggggcctcatCTTCTGCTCCCGCCCCTGCTCGCTGGGGGAGGACCCCGAAAACTCCGACTCCTGCGACTCGGCCTTCcagggcggcggcggtggcgggggcggcggggggggggacgcgtcCCGTGCCAAACAGCTGACCCGCCGGGCGCGGGGGTCCCAGGACCTGCCGGTGGACGTGGGGAACAGCTGCAGCAGCCTGGAGATGGAGAGCGCTg ATCTTTCAAGCTCTGTGCTACCACCACCACCTGTACAAAATGGCGTCACTCTCCAAAATGGACTCCCCAAAAGCTCCCCCGCCCCTGTCCCACACATCCACATAACCAACGGTTGGAACTACTTTGGGCCCATCGACCCATCGATTAGCTGCCTGCTGTCTGCCAGTAACAGAGTGGAGCGGCCTGTCTGTAGTTCTGAACTCTCAGGGGACTCAAATACCCATCACCACTATGGCCACTCTCCCCCTCAAATCACCTCCCGAGGAACCTCTACCGCAAAGGATTGTGGGAACAGGGAGGACCGAGCGGAAAAGGGTGTATTAG TGTGCCACTCACCCCTTCACTCCAGACCTGCGCTGGCCAATCAGCTCTGTCCCGGGGAACCTGGGCCCCGCCCGTCCCCGCCCCATCCTGCCGAACCCGGTACACGACCCTGTGACCTCCCGTTTCCCCCTCCGCCAAATCAAAccgagctccgccccccgccggagctacaccccccaccgcctcctGCCCAATCCGGTCGCAGCGGCCCTGCCAGGGTCAGCTTCcgagagccaatcagctgcagcTACCtggtggaggaagaggacgaggaggagggagaggacagagaggacggagagggagagccaggggagggagaggaggcgaTGGGAGGTTATGGAACGAGGTTCGAGAGGCAGGCCTACAGGCCTGGAATTCCTCCCCAAATGGACCTTCTGG ACGGATCGTACCAACCACGCGGCTACCGGCGGGGGGGTCGGCTGGCGTCCGATTCTCCGCTCCACCTGGGCACCGAGCGGCGGTTCCGGCAGGGCCGGTCCGACCGCCCCCGCCTGGACTCCCTGGACTGGCGGGGGGACGGCGACAGGGGAGGGTCGCCCAAtcccgcggccccgcccccgcccctcaccctcTACCCGGGACAGCACAAGCACGAGGACTGCTGCTCCACCTGCTCCTCGTCCTCAGAGTCCGAGGAGGACGGCTACTTCCTGGGCCAGCCCATCCCGCTGCCCCCCCAGCTGCGCCGCGCCCGGCACGCGGGGGGCgaagaagagagggatgaggagagggacggagggggggaaggagggagagagggggggatgagAAACAGCTtccggagggggagggggaggacgcAGAGTTTCAGCGGGAAGGACAAAGATAAGAACTGCGTGTTGTCTTAA
- the prickle3 gene encoding prickle-like protein 2 isoform X3: MFEKQYAVLCGLDERKICVHCKCVREDHVMRSVPGQLERMMMKLVSDFQRHSISDDDSGCASEEYAWVPPGLKPEQVYQYFSCIPEDKVPYVNSPGERHRIKQLLHQLPAHDSEPQYCNSLDEEEKRELRLFSQQRKRENLGRGAVRLFPVTMTGAICQQCGRHIRGGDIAVFASRAGHGTCWHPQCFLCATCNELLVDLIYFYQDGKIYCGRHHAERLKPRCQACDEIILADECTEAEGRHWHMKHFCCFECEAALGGQRYIMRESRPFCCSCYESLYAEYCDTCGEHIGIDQGQMTYEGQHWHALESCFCCARCHLPLLGRPFLPRGGLIFCSRPCSLGEDPENSDSCDSAFQGGGGGGGGGGGDASRAKQLTRRARGSQDLPVDVGNSCSSLEMESADLSSSVLPPPPVQNGVTLQNGLPKSSPAPVPHIHITNGWNYFGPIDPSISCLLSASNRVERPVCSSELSGDSNTHHHYGHSPPQITSRGTSTAKDCGNREDRAEKGVLVCHSPLHSRPALANQLCPGEPGPRPSPPHPAEPGTRPCDLPFPPPPNQTELRPPPELHPPPPPAQSGRSGPARVSFREPISCSYLVEEEDEEEGEDREDGEGEPGEGEEAMGGYGTRFERQAYRPGIPPQMDLLDGSYQPRGYRRGGRLASDSPLHLGTERRFRQGRSDRPRLDSLDWRGDGDRGGSPNPAAPPPPLTLYPGQHKHEDCCSTCSSSSESEEDGYFLGQPIPLPPQLRRARHAGGEEERDEERDGGGEGGREGGMRNSFRRGRGRTQSFSGKDKDKNCVLS; this comes from the exons gaaGATCTGTGTGCACTGTAAGTGCGTGCGCGAGGACCATGTGATGCGGTCCGTGCCCGGCCAGCTGGAGAGGATGATGATGAAGCTGGTGTCCGACTTCCAGAGGCACTCCATCTCCGACGACGACTCCGGCTGTGCCTCGGAGGAGTACGCCTGGGTCCCGCCCGGACTCAAACCCGAGCAG gtgtatcAGTACTTCAGCTGTATTCCGGAGGACAAGGTGCCTTATGTGAACAGCCCTGGAGAGAGACACCGCATCAAACAGCTCCTGCACCAGCTACCAGCGCACGACAGCGAG CCGCAGTACTGTAACTCCCTggatgaggaggagaagagggagctCAGGCTGTTCAGCcagcagaggaagagggagaaccTGGGGAGGGGAGCTGTGAGGCTGTTTCCCGT caccatGACCGGAGCCATCTGCCAACAG TGCGGCAGGCACATCCGGGGGGGCGACATCGCCGTGTTCGCCAGCCGGGCGGGGCACGGGACCTGCTGGCACCCCCAGTGCTTCCTGTGCGCCACCTGCAACGAGCTGCTGGTGGACCTCATCTACTTCTACCAGGACGGCAAGATCTACTGCGGCCGCCACCACGCAGAGAGGCTGAAACCCCGCTGTCAGGCCTGCGACGAg atcatCCTGGCGGACGAGTGCACGGAGGCGGAGGGCAGGCACTGGCACATGAAGCACTTCTGCTGCTTCGAGTGCGAGGCGGCGCTGGGGGGGCAGCGCTACATCATGCGCGAGAGCCGGCccttctgctgctcctgctaCGAGTCGCTGTACGCAGAGTACTGCGACACCTGCGGAGAGCACATCG GGATCGACCAGGGGCAGATGACGTACGAGGGGCAGCACTGGCACGCGCTGGAGTCCTGCTTCTGCTGCGCCCGCTGCCACCTGCCCCTGCTGGGGCGACCATTCctgccccgggggggcctcatCTTCTGCTCCCGCCCCTGCTCGCTGGGGGAGGACCCCGAAAACTCCGACTCCTGCGACTCGGCCTTCcagggcggcggcggtggcgggggcggcggggggggggacgcgtcCCGTGCCAAACAGCTGACCCGCCGGGCGCGGGGGTCCCAGGACCTGCCGGTGGACGTGGGGAACAGCTGCAGCAGCCTGGAGATGGAGAGCGCTg ATCTTTCAAGCTCTGTGCTACCACCACCACCTGTACAAAATGGCGTCACTCTCCAAAATGGACTCCCCAAAAGCTCCCCCGCCCCTGTCCCACACATCCACATAACCAACGGTTGGAACTACTTTGGGCCCATCGACCCATCGATTAGCTGCCTGCTGTCTGCCAGTAACAGAGTGGAGCGGCCTGTCTGTAGTTCTGAACTCTCAGGGGACTCAAATACCCATCACCACTATGGCCACTCTCCCCCTCAAATCACCTCCCGAGGAACCTCTACCGCAAAGGATTGTGGGAACAGGGAGGACCGAGCGGAAAAGGGTGTATTAG TGTGCCACTCACCCCTTCACTCCAGACCTGCGCTGGCCAATCAGCTCTGTCCCGGGGAACCTGGGCCCCGCCCGTCCCCGCCCCATCCTGCCGAACCCGGTACACGACCCTGTGACCTCCCGTTTCCCCCTCCGCCAAATCAAAccgagctccgccccccgccggagctacaccccccaccgcctcctGCCCAATCCGGTCGCAGCGGCCCTGCCAGGGTCAGCTTCcgagagccaatcagctgcagcTACCtggtggaggaagaggacgaggaggagggagaggacagagaggacggagagggagagccaggggagggagaggaggcgaTGGGAGGTTATGGAACGAGGTTCGAGAGGCAGGCCTACAGGCCTGGAATTCCTCCCCAAATGGACCTTCTGG ACGGATCGTACCAACCACGCGGCTACCGGCGGGGGGGTCGGCTGGCGTCCGATTCTCCGCTCCACCTGGGCACCGAGCGGCGGTTCCGGCAGGGCCGGTCCGACCGCCCCCGCCTGGACTCCCTGGACTGGCGGGGGGACGGCGACAGGGGAGGGTCGCCCAAtcccgcggccccgcccccgcccctcaccctcTACCCGGGACAGCACAAGCACGAGGACTGCTGCTCCACCTGCTCCTCGTCCTCAGAGTCCGAGGAGGACGGCTACTTCCTGGGCCAGCCCATCCCGCTGCCCCCCCAGCTGCGCCGCGCCCGGCACGCGGGGGGCgaagaagagagggatgaggagagggacggagggggggaaggagggagagagggggggatgagAAACAGCTtccggagggggagggggaggacgcAGAGTTTCAGCGGGAAGGACAAAGATAAGAACTGCGTGTTGTCTTAA
- the prickle3 gene encoding prickle-like protein 2 isoform X4, which translates to MRSVPGQLERMMMKLVSDFQRHSISDDDSGCASEEYAWVPPGLKPEQVYQYFSCIPEDKVPYVNSPGERHRIKQLLHQLPAHDSEPQYCNSLDEEEKRELRLFSQQRKRENLGRGAVRLFPVTMTGAICQQCGRHIRGGDIAVFASRAGHGTCWHPQCFLCATCNELLVDLIYFYQDGKIYCGRHHAERLKPRCQACDEIILADECTEAEGRHWHMKHFCCFECEAALGGQRYIMRESRPFCCSCYESLYAEYCDTCGEHIGIDQGQMTYEGQHWHALESCFCCARCHLPLLGRPFLPRGGLIFCSRPCSLGEDPENSDSCDSAFQGGGGGGGGGGGDASRAKQLTRRARGSQDLPVDVGNSCSSLEMESADLSSSVLPPPPVQNGVTLQNGLPKSSPAPVPHIHITNGWNYFGPIDPSISCLLSASNRVERPVCSSELSGDSNTHHHYGHSPPQITSRGTSTAKDCGNREDRAEKGVLVCHSPLHSRPALANQLCPGEPGPRPSPPHPAEPGTRPCDLPFPPPPNQTELRPPPELHPPPPPAQSGRSGPARVSFREPISCSYLVEEEDEEEGEDREDGEGEPGEGEEAMGGYGTRFERQAYRPGIPPQMDLLDGSYQPRGYRRGGRLASDSPLHLGTERRFRQGRSDRPRLDSLDWRGDGDRGGSPNPAAPPPPLTLYPGQHKHEDCCSTCSSSSESEEDGYFLGQPIPLPPQLRRARHAGGEEERDEERDGGGEGGREGGMRNSFRRGRGRTQSFSGKDKDKNCVLS; encoded by the exons ATGCGGTCCGTGCCCGGCCAGCTGGAGAGGATGATGATGAAGCTGGTGTCCGACTTCCAGAGGCACTCCATCTCCGACGACGACTCCGGCTGTGCCTCGGAGGAGTACGCCTGGGTCCCGCCCGGACTCAAACCCGAGCAG gtgtatcAGTACTTCAGCTGTATTCCGGAGGACAAGGTGCCTTATGTGAACAGCCCTGGAGAGAGACACCGCATCAAACAGCTCCTGCACCAGCTACCAGCGCACGACAGCGAG CCGCAGTACTGTAACTCCCTggatgaggaggagaagagggagctCAGGCTGTTCAGCcagcagaggaagagggagaaccTGGGGAGGGGAGCTGTGAGGCTGTTTCCCGT caccatGACCGGAGCCATCTGCCAACAG TGCGGCAGGCACATCCGGGGGGGCGACATCGCCGTGTTCGCCAGCCGGGCGGGGCACGGGACCTGCTGGCACCCCCAGTGCTTCCTGTGCGCCACCTGCAACGAGCTGCTGGTGGACCTCATCTACTTCTACCAGGACGGCAAGATCTACTGCGGCCGCCACCACGCAGAGAGGCTGAAACCCCGCTGTCAGGCCTGCGACGAg atcatCCTGGCGGACGAGTGCACGGAGGCGGAGGGCAGGCACTGGCACATGAAGCACTTCTGCTGCTTCGAGTGCGAGGCGGCGCTGGGGGGGCAGCGCTACATCATGCGCGAGAGCCGGCccttctgctgctcctgctaCGAGTCGCTGTACGCAGAGTACTGCGACACCTGCGGAGAGCACATCG GGATCGACCAGGGGCAGATGACGTACGAGGGGCAGCACTGGCACGCGCTGGAGTCCTGCTTCTGCTGCGCCCGCTGCCACCTGCCCCTGCTGGGGCGACCATTCctgccccgggggggcctcatCTTCTGCTCCCGCCCCTGCTCGCTGGGGGAGGACCCCGAAAACTCCGACTCCTGCGACTCGGCCTTCcagggcggcggcggtggcgggggcggcggggggggggacgcgtcCCGTGCCAAACAGCTGACCCGCCGGGCGCGGGGGTCCCAGGACCTGCCGGTGGACGTGGGGAACAGCTGCAGCAGCCTGGAGATGGAGAGCGCTg ATCTTTCAAGCTCTGTGCTACCACCACCACCTGTACAAAATGGCGTCACTCTCCAAAATGGACTCCCCAAAAGCTCCCCCGCCCCTGTCCCACACATCCACATAACCAACGGTTGGAACTACTTTGGGCCCATCGACCCATCGATTAGCTGCCTGCTGTCTGCCAGTAACAGAGTGGAGCGGCCTGTCTGTAGTTCTGAACTCTCAGGGGACTCAAATACCCATCACCACTATGGCCACTCTCCCCCTCAAATCACCTCCCGAGGAACCTCTACCGCAAAGGATTGTGGGAACAGGGAGGACCGAGCGGAAAAGGGTGTATTAG TGTGCCACTCACCCCTTCACTCCAGACCTGCGCTGGCCAATCAGCTCTGTCCCGGGGAACCTGGGCCCCGCCCGTCCCCGCCCCATCCTGCCGAACCCGGTACACGACCCTGTGACCTCCCGTTTCCCCCTCCGCCAAATCAAAccgagctccgccccccgccggagctacaccccccaccgcctcctGCCCAATCCGGTCGCAGCGGCCCTGCCAGGGTCAGCTTCcgagagccaatcagctgcagcTACCtggtggaggaagaggacgaggaggagggagaggacagagaggacggagagggagagccaggggagggagaggaggcgaTGGGAGGTTATGGAACGAGGTTCGAGAGGCAGGCCTACAGGCCTGGAATTCCTCCCCAAATGGACCTTCTGG ACGGATCGTACCAACCACGCGGCTACCGGCGGGGGGGTCGGCTGGCGTCCGATTCTCCGCTCCACCTGGGCACCGAGCGGCGGTTCCGGCAGGGCCGGTCCGACCGCCCCCGCCTGGACTCCCTGGACTGGCGGGGGGACGGCGACAGGGGAGGGTCGCCCAAtcccgcggccccgcccccgcccctcaccctcTACCCGGGACAGCACAAGCACGAGGACTGCTGCTCCACCTGCTCCTCGTCCTCAGAGTCCGAGGAGGACGGCTACTTCCTGGGCCAGCCCATCCCGCTGCCCCCCCAGCTGCGCCGCGCCCGGCACGCGGGGGGCgaagaagagagggatgaggagagggacggagggggggaaggagggagagagggggggatgagAAACAGCTtccggagggggagggggaggacgcAGAGTTTCAGCGGGAAGGACAAAGATAAGAACTGCGTGTTGTCTTAA